The following proteins come from a genomic window of Proteiniphilum propionicum:
- the rpsN gene encoding 30S ribosomal protein S14: protein MAKESMKAREVKRARMVARYAEKRAKYLAEGDYEALQSIPKNASPVRLHNRCKITGRPKGYMRQFGISRIQFREMASKGLIPGVKKASW from the coding sequence ATGGCAAAAGAATCAATGAAAGCCCGAGAGGTGAAGAGAGCCAGGATGGTTGCCCGTTATGCCGAGAAAAGAGCAAAGTATCTGGCAGAGGGTGATTACGAAGCACTTCAATCCATTCCCAAGAACGCTTCCCCGGTACGATTGCACAACCGTTGTAAAATTACCGGACGCCCCAAAGGATATATGCGCCAGTTCGGCATCTCTCGTATCCAGTTCCGGGAAATGGCATCTAAAGGCCTGATTCCCGGTGTGAAGAAGGCTAGCTGGTAA
- the rplN gene encoding 50S ribosomal protein L14, giving the protein MIQQESRLTVTDNSGAKEALCIRVLGGTRRRYASVGDVIVVSIKSTIPSSDIKKGAISKAIIVRTKKEIRRADGSYIRFDDNACVLLNNAGELRGSRIFGPVARELRTTNMKIVSLAPEVL; this is encoded by the coding sequence ATGATACAACAAGAATCAAGATTAACGGTTACCGACAACAGCGGCGCCAAGGAAGCACTCTGCATTCGCGTGCTTGGTGGAACTAGAAGACGTTACGCGTCGGTTGGGGATGTCATAGTTGTTTCTATCAAGAGCACAATCCCTTCGAGTGATATTAAGAAAGGTGCCATATCAAAAGCGATCATCGTTCGTACGAAAAAAGAGATTCGCCGTGCAGACGGTTCGTATATACGCTTCGACGACAATGCCTGCGTTCTGCTGAACAATGCCGGTGAATTGAGAGGAAGTCGTATCTTCGGTCCCGTTGCCCGTGAACTGCGTACCACGAACATGAAGATTGTTTCATTAGCACCAGAAGTATTATAA
- the rplB gene encoding 50S ribosomal protein L2 — MAIRKLKPTTPGQRHKIIGSFENVTASVPEKSLVLGKKTSGGRNSQGKMTVKNVGGGHKRRFRIIDFKRTKDGIPAVVKSIEYDPNRSARIALLYYADGEKAYILAPNGLKVGTTVMSGPGAAPEVGNALPLSVIPIGTVIHNIELRPGQGAKMARSAGTFAQLVSREEKYAIIKMPSGEVRKILSACKATVGSVGNSDHALEQSGKAGRSRWLGRRPRTRGVSKNPVDHPMGGGEGRASGGHPRSAKGLYSKGLKTRAPKKHSSKYIVERRKKK; from the coding sequence ATGGCAATACGTAAATTAAAGCCCACTACACCGGGGCAAAGACACAAGATTATCGGTTCATTTGAAAATGTCACTGCAAGTGTACCGGAGAAATCTCTTGTACTTGGTAAGAAAACGTCAGGAGGCCGCAACAGTCAGGGTAAGATGACTGTTAAGAATGTAGGAGGCGGACATAAGAGGCGGTTCAGAATTATCGATTTCAAGAGAACAAAAGATGGTATCCCGGCCGTTGTTAAAAGTATAGAATATGATCCTAACCGCTCAGCTCGCATAGCACTATTATATTATGCAGATGGCGAAAAGGCCTATATTTTAGCTCCTAACGGCTTAAAAGTTGGAACCACAGTGATGTCGGGGCCAGGTGCTGCCCCTGAAGTTGGAAACGCGCTCCCACTGTCTGTAATTCCTATAGGAACTGTAATTCATAATATTGAATTACGCCCGGGTCAGGGAGCCAAGATGGCACGATCAGCCGGAACATTCGCACAATTGGTATCTCGTGAAGAGAAATATGCAATTATAAAAATGCCTTCCGGAGAAGTTCGCAAAATTCTGTCGGCATGTAAAGCTACTGTTGGAAGTGTTGGTAATTCGGACCATGCTCTGGAACAATCAGGGAAGGCCGGCCGTTCAAGATGGTTAGGACGTCGTCCGCGCACTCGCGGGGTTAGCAAGAACCCTGTTGATCACCCAATGGGTGGGGGTGAGGGACGTGCTTCAGGAGGCCATCCAAGATCAGCCAAAGGCTTATATTCAAAGGGCTTGAAGACAAGAGCCCCGAAAAAACATTCTTCTAAATACATTGTAGAGAGAAGAAAAAAGAAGTAA
- the rpmC gene encoding 50S ribosomal protein L29: MRKQEELIELSGKDLKERLDAEMIALTRMRINHSITPLDNSGLLKEKRRDIARINTELRARELKKEQ; encoded by the coding sequence ATGAGAAAACAAGAAGAATTAATAGAACTGTCCGGGAAAGATCTGAAAGAGAGATTAGATGCCGAAATGATAGCACTTACAAGGATGCGTATCAATCACAGCATAACTCCACTTGACAATTCTGGCTTATTGAAAGAGAAACGCAGGGATATTGCACGTATAAATACAGAACTTCGTGCAAGAGAGTTGAAAAAAGAACAATAA
- the rpsH gene encoding 30S ribosomal protein S8, translating to MTDPIADYLTRLRNAIQAKHRVVEIPASNLKKDITKILFEKGYILNYKFVEDGPQGTIMIALKYDPVNKVNAIKKLKRVSTPGLRQYVGYKDMPRVLNGLGIAILSTSNGVMTDKEAREHKVGGEVLCFVY from the coding sequence ATGACAGATCCAATAGCAGATTATTTGACGCGGCTACGAAATGCCATCCAGGCGAAGCATCGTGTGGTGGAGATACCCGCATCGAATCTAAAAAAAGACATCACTAAGATTCTTTTTGAAAAAGGCTACATACTTAATTATAAGTTTGTAGAGGATGGTCCCCAGGGCACAATAATGATTGCCCTGAAGTACGATCCTGTAAACAAAGTAAACGCGATTAAGAAATTGAAGCGTGTATCAACGCCCGGTTTACGCCAGTATGTAGGTTACAAAGATATGCCGCGCGTACTCAATGGCCTGGGTATTGCCATATTATCTACTTCAAATGGAGTAATGACAGATAAAGAAGCCCGTGAACATAAAGTTGGCGGAGAAGTATTGTGTTTCGTTTATTAA
- the rpsC gene encoding 30S ribosomal protein S3: MGQKVNPIANRLGIIKGWDSNWYGGNNYGDILLEDNKIRTYLNARLAKASVSRIVIERTLKLVTITICTARPGIIIGKGGQEVDKLKEELMKITDKDIQINIFEIKKPELDAVIVANNVARQIEGKIAYRRAVKMAIASTMRMGAEGIKIQVSGRLNGAEMARSEMYKEGRTPLHTFRADIDYAQGEALTKVGLIGIKVWICRGAIYGKKDLSPSFATSKDSRSHSGGGRGGNRPEGGRGGRRRRNKNNA; encoded by the coding sequence ATGGGACAAAAAGTAAATCCGATAGCAAATCGTTTAGGAATCATCAAGGGATGGGACTCTAACTGGTACGGCGGAAATAATTATGGTGACATTTTGCTGGAAGACAATAAGATCCGCACCTATTTGAATGCCCGTCTTGCCAAAGCAAGTGTATCTCGAATCGTTATTGAGCGAACATTGAAACTGGTGACTATCACAATTTGTACAGCTCGCCCCGGGATTATTATTGGTAAAGGGGGCCAGGAAGTTGACAAGTTGAAAGAAGAGTTGATGAAGATCACCGACAAAGATATACAGATAAATATTTTTGAGATAAAAAAACCGGAACTCGATGCAGTTATTGTAGCAAATAACGTTGCACGCCAGATTGAAGGTAAAATAGCATATCGCCGCGCCGTGAAGATGGCTATTGCTTCTACCATGAGAATGGGGGCCGAGGGAATCAAAATTCAGGTGTCAGGTCGTTTGAACGGAGCTGAGATGGCTCGTTCGGAGATGTATAAGGAGGGTAGGACCCCACTTCATACTTTCCGTGCCGACATTGATTACGCGCAAGGTGAAGCGCTGACAAAAGTAGGTCTGATAGGTATCAAAGTATGGATTTGCCGTGGTGCGATCTATGGCAAAAAAGATCTTTCACCTTCGTTTGCAACTTCAAAGGACAGCCGTTCTCACAGTGGCGGAGGCCGTGGCGGAAACAGGCCTGAAGGTGGAAGAGGGGGCAGACGCAGAAGAAATAAAAACAATGCTTAA
- the rplW gene encoding 50S ribosomal protein L23, with amino-acid sequence MSVIVKPIFTEKQTAITEKFENRYGFIVEPSANKVDIKNAVEELYNVHVEHVNTMKYDGKLKSRYTKSGVVTGLTPSYKKAIVTLRKGESIDLFSNI; translated from the coding sequence ATGAGTGTAATTGTAAAACCCATATTCACAGAAAAGCAAACCGCAATAACGGAAAAGTTTGAAAACCGTTACGGTTTTATCGTTGAGCCTTCTGCCAATAAAGTTGATATCAAAAATGCAGTTGAAGAACTTTACAACGTACATGTAGAGCATGTAAATACAATGAAATATGATGGTAAGCTGAAAAGCCGATATACAAAATCGGGTGTGGTTACAGGACTTACGCCATCGTATAAAAAAGCAATCGTAACCTTGAGAAAAGGTGAATCAATCGATTTATTTAGCAATATTTAA
- the rplD gene encoding 50S ribosomal protein L4, with the protein MELSVYNIKGEVTDKKVTLDDSIFGIEPNNHVIWLDVKQYLANRRQGTHKSKERSEITGSTRKLIRQKGSGGARRGDIKSPVLVGGGRVFGPKPRYYGFKVNKKVKELARKSALSLKAKNNAIIVVEDFVFDSPKTKQIVEITKNLQLSDKKLLLVLPGQNKNVYLSARNLSRVNVVTASDINTYKIMDCANLVITESSVAVIDNLLKA; encoded by the coding sequence ATGGAATTAAGTGTTTATAATATAAAAGGAGAGGTAACAGACAAAAAGGTGACGCTCGACGATTCCATTTTCGGGATTGAACCTAACAATCATGTTATCTGGTTAGATGTAAAACAGTATCTGGCCAACAGGCGTCAGGGTACGCATAAGTCAAAAGAGAGAAGCGAAATTACCGGAAGTACACGCAAGCTCATTCGTCAGAAGGGGAGTGGCGGTGCACGCCGAGGAGATATTAAATCTCCTGTTTTGGTCGGTGGCGGGCGAGTTTTTGGCCCTAAACCAAGGTATTACGGATTCAAGGTGAACAAAAAGGTGAAAGAGTTGGCTCGTAAGTCGGCACTTTCACTGAAAGCAAAAAATAATGCTATTATTGTAGTAGAGGATTTTGTTTTTGATTCACCAAAAACAAAACAGATTGTAGAGATTACGAAGAATCTGCAACTCTCTGATAAAAAGCTACTTTTAGTTTTGCCGGGTCAGAATAAAAACGTATATTTGTCGGCTCGAAATTTAAGCAGAGTCAATGTTGTAACAGCTTCTGATATAAATACATATAAAATTATGGACTGTGCAAATCTCGTAATAACCGAGTCGTCGGTTGCTGTGATTGATAACTTATTAAAAGCATAA
- the rplR gene encoding 50S ribosomal protein L18 has protein sequence MLTKNERRLKIKTRVRGKVHGTAECPRLSVFRSNKQIYAQVIDDNSGTTLASASSLKLEDKLPKKEIAAKVGQLIAENAKEAGVEKVTFDRNGYLYHGRIKELADAARKGGLKF, from the coding sequence ATGTTAACAAAGAACGAAAGAAGATTAAAAATCAAAACTCGTGTACGCGGTAAAGTTCACGGCACTGCCGAGTGCCCCCGTCTTTCCGTATTCAGGAGCAATAAACAGATATATGCCCAGGTAATTGATGATAATAGCGGTACCACGCTGGCATCTGCATCATCTCTGAAACTGGAAGATAAACTTCCTAAAAAAGAGATTGCCGCTAAGGTGGGACAGCTTATCGCAGAAAATGCCAAAGAAGCAGGAGTAGAAAAGGTAACGTTCGACAGAAACGGTTACTTGTATCATGGACGTATTAAAGAACTGGCTGATGCCGCCCGTAAAGGAGGGCTTAAATTTTAA
- the secY gene encoding preprotein translocase subunit SecY: MGFVQTLKNIWKIEDLRKRLIITVGFVAIYRFGSFVVLPGINPEQLVALQSNASTGLLSLLDMFSGGAFANASIFALGIMPYISASIVMQLLGIAVPAFQKMQHEGESGRTKINQYTRYLTVAILLIQGPAYLYGAVGRAIPGGFWDWILPSTIILAGGSMFVLWLGERITDKGIGNGISFIILIGIIARLPRSLVAEYDRLIDAPGGLILLLIELLFLVAVTAAAIMLVQGVRKVPVQYAKRIVGNRQYGGVRQYIPLKVNAANVMPIIFAQAIMFIPITIAQFSAKEGGGFWASLMSYTSFWYNLVFALLIIAFTYFYTAITVNPVQMAEDLKRNNGFIPGVKPGKRTAEYIDTIMSRITLPGSFFLAIVAILPAFAGLMGINSQFAHFFGGTSLLILVGVVLDTLQQIESHLLMRHYDGFLKSGAKIKGRTGSIAAY, from the coding sequence ATGGGATTTGTACAGACATTAAAAAATATATGGAAGATAGAAGATCTTAGAAAAAGACTTATTATCACCGTAGGTTTTGTTGCAATTTACCGGTTCGGATCATTTGTTGTTTTGCCGGGGATAAATCCGGAACAGCTTGTAGCGTTGCAGTCAAATGCCAGTACAGGCCTTCTTAGCCTTCTCGATATGTTTTCGGGAGGAGCATTTGCCAACGCATCAATTTTCGCACTAGGTATTATGCCTTACATATCGGCTTCCATCGTTATGCAGTTGTTGGGAATCGCCGTTCCCGCTTTTCAGAAGATGCAGCATGAGGGTGAAAGCGGCAGGACAAAAATTAATCAGTATACCCGCTATCTTACAGTGGCAATTCTACTGATACAAGGGCCTGCCTATCTCTACGGAGCCGTAGGTAGAGCTATTCCTGGAGGTTTTTGGGATTGGATATTGCCATCAACAATCATTCTTGCAGGTGGAAGTATGTTTGTGTTGTGGCTTGGAGAGCGAATCACAGATAAAGGAATTGGTAACGGTATTTCGTTTATTATACTTATAGGTATCATTGCCCGTTTGCCACGCTCACTGGTTGCAGAGTACGACCGATTGATCGATGCTCCTGGAGGGCTTATTCTTTTGTTGATAGAGTTGTTGTTCCTGGTAGCTGTTACAGCTGCTGCAATTATGCTTGTTCAGGGTGTGAGAAAGGTACCTGTACAATATGCAAAACGTATTGTTGGAAACAGACAGTATGGTGGTGTAAGACAGTATATCCCGCTGAAAGTTAACGCTGCTAACGTGATGCCGATAATCTTTGCACAGGCAATTATGTTTATCCCCATCACTATTGCACAGTTTTCAGCAAAAGAGGGAGGGGGTTTCTGGGCGTCACTGATGAGTTATACCAGCTTCTGGTATAATCTGGTCTTTGCATTACTTATAATCGCCTTTACCTATTTTTACACTGCAATTACTGTAAACCCGGTGCAGATGGCTGAAGATTTGAAACGTAACAACGGATTTATTCCTGGTGTGAAACCTGGAAAGAGAACGGCTGAGTATATTGACACAATTATGTCTAGAATAACTTTGCCGGGTTCGTTCTTTCTGGCAATAGTCGCTATATTACCTGCTTTTGCAGGATTAATGGGAATAAACTCTCAGTTTGCACATTTTTTTGGTGGTACTTCGCTTTTG
- the rpmD gene encoding 50S ribosomal protein L30 yields the protein MATIKIKQTKSRIGAPKDQKKTLDALGLTKMNRVVEHKDTPSVRGLIRKVNHLVTVVD from the coding sequence ATGGCTACAATAAAAATTAAACAGACAAAAAGTAGAATCGGAGCTCCTAAAGATCAGAAAAAGACGTTGGACGCTCTTGGACTTACAAAAATGAACCGTGTGGTGGAACACAAGGATACGCCTTCAGTGAGAGGCCTTATTCGCAAAGTGAACCATCTGGTAACGGTTGTGGATTAA
- the rplC gene encoding 50S ribosomal protein L3 — protein sequence MPGLLGKKIGMTSVFSADGKNIPCTVIEAGPCVVTQVKTVENDGYDAIQLGFEDKKEKHTTNPEKGHFKKAGVTPKRHLAEFKGFGNEYKEGSEIGVDIFNGTIYVDVIGKSKGKGFQGVVKRHGFGGVGQSTHGQHNRLRAPGSIGACSYPAKVFKGTRMGGQMGNKRITVQNLQVIKVIPEHNLLLLKGSVPGSKGSIVAIEK from the coding sequence ATGCCAGGATTATTAGGAAAAAAAATCGGAATGACATCCGTTTTCAGTGCTGATGGAAAAAATATTCCATGCACTGTTATCGAAGCAGGTCCTTGCGTAGTTACTCAGGTGAAGACCGTTGAAAATGACGGTTATGACGCAATTCAGCTCGGGTTTGAAGACAAAAAGGAAAAACATACCACGAACCCTGAAAAAGGTCACTTTAAAAAAGCCGGAGTAACACCCAAGAGACACTTGGCCGAGTTCAAAGGTTTTGGGAACGAATATAAAGAAGGTTCCGAAATAGGTGTTGATATTTTTAACGGGACCATTTACGTTGATGTGATCGGAAAATCGAAAGGAAAAGGTTTTCAGGGTGTTGTTAAACGCCACGGCTTTGGCGGTGTTGGTCAGTCCACACACGGTCAACACAACAGGCTGCGTGCTCCTGGATCTATCGGCGCATGTTCCTATCCAGCAAAAGTATTTAAGGGAACTCGCATGGGCGGCCAGATGGGTAACAAACGTATAACCGTTCAAAACCTGCAGGTGATTAAGGTAATACCCGAGCACAATCTTTTATTGCTAAAAGGTTCTGTTCCGGGAAGTAAAGGTTCAATTGTAGCAATCGAAAAATAA
- the rplO gene encoding 50S ribosomal protein L15 yields MDLSNLKPAEGSTKTRKRIGRGPGSGKGGTSTRGHKGQKSRSGYSKKVGFEGGQMPLQRRVPKFGFKPLKRVEYKAINLETLQELVESQGYTKINPEVLMDAGLIARKHLVKILGRGTLTAKLEVEAHAFSKTAEEAIIAAGGTAVKI; encoded by the coding sequence ATGGATTTATCGAATTTAAAACCGGCTGAAGGTTCAACCAAAACCCGGAAAAGAATCGGGCGAGGACCCGGATCGGGAAAAGGAGGCACTTCCACAAGAGGACATAAGGGACAGAAATCAAGATCAGGCTATTCAAAGAAGGTCGGTTTTGAAGGAGGACAGATGCCTTTGCAGCGTCGTGTCCCCAAATTCGGATTTAAGCCACTGAAAAGAGTTGAATATAAAGCCATTAATTTGGAGACATTGCAGGAACTGGTAGAATCACAGGGGTATACTAAAATTAATCCTGAAGTGCTGATGGATGCAGGCCTTATTGCCCGTAAACACTTGGTGAAAATTCTTGGCAGAGGCACATTAACAGCCAAACTTGAGGTTGAAGCTCACGCTTTTTCCAAGACAGCTGAAGAAGCTATAATCGCTGCAGGTGGAACAGCCGTAAAAATCTGA
- the rpsQ gene encoding 30S ribosomal protein S17, with translation METRNLRKERIGVVFSNKMDKTVTVAVKWKEKHPIYGKFVNKTRKFHAHDEKNDCNIGDTVRIMETRPLSKKKRWRVVEVIERAK, from the coding sequence ATGGAAACGAGAAATTTAAGAAAAGAAAGAATCGGGGTCGTTTTCAGCAATAAAATGGATAAAACTGTCACTGTTGCTGTAAAATGGAAAGAGAAACACCCTATATATGGGAAGTTCGTTAATAAAACGAGAAAATTTCACGCCCATGATGAAAAGAACGACTGTAACATTGGTGATACAGTCCGTATTATGGAGACTCGTCCTTTGAGCAAAAAAAAGAGATGGAGAGTGGTTGAAGTAATTGAGAGGGCTAAGTAA
- the rplE gene encoding 50S ribosomal protein L5: MSTTTYQVSLKKDYKERIVPALMKEFNYKSVMQAPRLEKIVINQGLGIAVADKKIIETAINELTAITGQRAVATVSRKDISNFKLRKKMPVGVRVTLRHDKMYEFLERLVRVALPRIRDFKGIGAKLDGRGNYTLGIEEQIIFPEINIDTITRLLGMNITFVTTAPTDEEGYALLREFGLPFKTEHSH, encoded by the coding sequence ATGAGTACTACAACATACCAAGTTAGTTTAAAGAAGGATTATAAAGAGCGTATTGTTCCTGCTTTGATGAAAGAATTCAATTACAAATCGGTAATGCAGGCACCCAGACTCGAGAAGATAGTAATTAATCAGGGTTTGGGCATTGCTGTGGCAGACAAAAAAATCATCGAGACAGCGATCAACGAACTTACTGCTATCACTGGACAAAGAGCAGTGGCAACCGTTTCACGCAAAGATATATCAAATTTTAAATTGCGTAAAAAAATGCCTGTAGGCGTGAGAGTTACACTTCGTCATGATAAAATGTATGAATTCCTTGAAAGATTAGTACGTGTGGCTCTGCCTCGTATACGTGACTTCAAGGGTATAGGGGCCAAGCTTGATGGAAGAGGCAACTACACGTTGGGTATTGAGGAACAGATTATTTTCCCGGAGATCAACATTGATACAATAACACGTTTGCTGGGAATGAATATTACTTTCGTTACTACTGCTCCTACCGACGAGGAAGGTTATGCTCTTCTTAGAGAGTTCGGTTTACCGTTTAAGACAGAACATTCGCATTAA
- the rpsE gene encoding 30S ribosomal protein S5 encodes MAVKNNKVKSTNDIELKDRLVAINRTTKVTKGGRTFTFAAMVVVGNEDGIIGWGLGKAGEVTTAIAKGVEAAKKNLIKVPVYKGTIPHEQVARYGGAEVFLKPAFTGTGVKAGGAMRAVLESVGITDVLAKSKGSSNPHNLVKATIEALTELRDPFTVAQNRGVSIEKVFNG; translated from the coding sequence ATGGCAGTAAAAAATAACAAGGTAAAATCAACAAACGATATCGAATTAAAAGACCGTTTAGTGGCTATTAATCGTACAACCAAAGTTACCAAGGGAGGCCGTACTTTCACATTCGCTGCAATGGTTGTTGTTGGAAACGAAGATGGTATCATTGGATGGGGCTTAGGAAAAGCAGGTGAAGTTACAACCGCCATTGCCAAAGGTGTGGAAGCCGCTAAGAAGAATCTAATCAAGGTTCCCGTTTACAAGGGGACCATTCCGCACGAGCAGGTTGCCCGTTACGGCGGAGCCGAGGTGTTTCTTAAACCAGCTTTTACCGGAACAGGTGTAAAGGCAGGAGGTGCTATGCGTGCCGTGCTTGAGAGCGTGGGGATTACCGACGTGCTGGCTAAATCGAAAGGATCTTCCAACCCGCATAACCTTGTAAAAGCAACTATCGAGGCTTTGACTGAACTGAGAGACCCCTTTACGGTAGCGCAAAACAGAGGTGTAAGTATAGAAAAAGTGTTTAACGGATAA
- the rplF gene encoding 50S ribosomal protein L6 yields MSRIGKLPITLPAGVAVTVGEDNVITMKGPKGELNQQIGLDMKVEVSDGVLSIERSDDDKESRSLHGLYRSLLHNMVIGVSEGFRKEMELVGVGYRVTNNGQILELSLGYTHSIFMELPKEIKVETKMERNKNPLIILESCDKQLLGQVCAKIRSFRKPEPYKGKGIRFVGEQVRRKSGKTAGK; encoded by the coding sequence ATGTCAAGAATAGGAAAATTACCCATTACGCTGCCTGCAGGTGTTGCAGTGACAGTAGGAGAAGATAATGTGATCACAATGAAAGGCCCTAAAGGGGAGCTAAATCAGCAGATTGGCCTTGATATGAAGGTGGAGGTTAGCGATGGTGTGCTTTCCATTGAACGCTCCGATGATGATAAAGAGAGCCGCTCTCTGCACGGGCTTTATCGTTCATTGCTGCACAATATGGTTATTGGCGTTTCAGAAGGTTTCCGTAAAGAAATGGAACTTGTTGGTGTTGGTTATCGTGTGACCAACAACGGGCAAATTCTGGAATTATCTCTTGGTTATACACACAGTATTTTTATGGAATTACCCAAAGAGATAAAGGTGGAGACCAAAATGGAGAGAAACAAGAATCCTCTTATTATTCTGGAATCTTGTGATAAACAACTACTCGGACAGGTATGTGCTAAAATCCGTTCGTTCCGCAAGCCGGAGCCTTACAAAGGTAAAGGTATTCGCTTCGTAGGTGAACAGGTACGTCGCAAGTCGGGTAAAACAGCAGGTAAATAA
- the rplX gene encoding 50S ribosomal protein L24, with translation MSKLHIKKGDIVYVNSGEDKGKTGRVLTVLVKKNRAVVEGVNIVSKHTKPNAQNPNGGIEKKEASVHISNLNPVDPKTGKPTRIGRKENSKGKLVRYAKKSGEEI, from the coding sequence ATGAGTAAATTACACATAAAGAAAGGCGACATTGTTTACGTGAATTCCGGTGAAGATAAAGGTAAAACCGGACGTGTACTAACGGTTCTAGTTAAAAAGAACCGTGCAGTAGTGGAAGGCGTAAACATAGTGTCAAAACATACAAAACCCAATGCTCAAAATCCAAATGGAGGTATTGAAAAGAAAGAGGCTTCAGTTCACATCTCCAATTTAAACCCGGTTGATCCTAAAACAGGTAAACCCACTCGCATTGGGCGTAAGGAAAACAGTAAAGGCAAATTAGTACGTTACGCTAAAAAATCTGGGGAGGAAATTTAA
- the rplV gene encoding 50S ribosomal protein L22, translating to MSARKRISAEQRKEERKDVSFAILRNVPSSPRKMRYVADMVRGMEVFRALGVLKFSNKEASGKIEKLLLSAIANWEQKNERKAETGELYIKTITVDEGTTLKRLRPAPQGRGYRIRKRSNHVTIVVDTMNKEEQEQG from the coding sequence ATGAGTGCTAGAAAAAGAATATCAGCCGAACAAAGAAAGGAAGAGCGAAAGGATGTCTCTTTCGCTATATTGAGGAATGTCCCCAGCTCGCCGCGTAAAATGCGATATGTCGCTGACATGGTTCGAGGTATGGAGGTGTTCAGAGCGTTGGGCGTTTTAAAGTTCTCCAACAAAGAAGCATCCGGTAAAATTGAAAAACTGCTGCTTTCAGCTATTGCTAACTGGGAACAGAAAAACGAACGTAAAGCCGAAACAGGCGAACTCTATATAAAAACAATAACTGTTGACGAAGGAACTACACTTAAAAGGCTTCGTCCAGCTCCGCAAGGCCGGGGATACAGAATCCGCAAACGTTCAAATCATGTGACGATTGTGGTAGATACAATGAATAAAGAAGAACAAGAACAAGGATAA
- the rpsS gene encoding 30S ribosomal protein S19 gives MSRSLKKGPYINLKLEEKVITMNESGKKSVIKTWARASMISPDFVGHTIAVHNGNKFIPVYITENMVGHKLGEFAVTRTFRGHAGNRKK, from the coding sequence ATGAGCAGGTCATTAAAAAAAGGTCCATATATCAATCTCAAATTAGAAGAGAAGGTAATTACCATGAACGAGAGCGGCAAAAAATCCGTGATCAAAACATGGGCACGAGCCTCTATGATATCTCCTGATTTTGTTGGACACACCATCGCTGTGCACAACGGGAACAAATTCATCCCCGTTTATATCACAGAGAACATGGTTGGGCATAAACTGGGCGAATTCGCTGTTACCCGTACGTTCCGCGGACACGCTGGCAACAGAAAGAAATAA
- the rplP gene encoding 50S ribosomal protein L16, protein MLQPKKTRFRRQQKGRMKGYAGRGNQLAFGSFGIKSLQSKWITGSQIEAARIAVTRYMQRQGQVWVRIFPDKPITKKPAEVRMGKGKGNPEGFVAPVTPGRIIFEVEGVPYEVAKEALRLAAQKLPVTTKFVVRRDYDNEKKS, encoded by the coding sequence ATGTTACAACCTAAGAAAACAAGATTCAGAAGACAGCAGAAAGGCCGCATGAAAGGCTATGCCGGCCGCGGCAATCAACTGGCGTTTGGCTCTTTTGGCATAAAATCATTGCAATCCAAATGGATTACCGGAAGCCAGATAGAAGCTGCCCGTATCGCTGTAACGCGCTACATGCAACGTCAGGGACAGGTTTGGGTTCGTATTTTCCCAGATAAGCCTATCACAAAAAAGCCTGCAGAGGTACGTATGGGTAAAGGTAAAGGTAATCCCGAAGGATTCGTTGCTCCCGTTACTCCCGGCAGAATTATTTTTGAGGTTGAAGGAGTACCTTATGAAGTTGCAAAAGAGGCTTTGCGCTTAGCAGCTCAGAAATTGCCGGTTACCACTAAATTTGTGGTTCGAAGAGATTATGATAATGAGAAAAAATCGTAA